DNA from Prionailurus bengalensis isolate Pbe53 chromosome X, Fcat_Pben_1.1_paternal_pri, whole genome shotgun sequence:
GGTTTCAGAACTTTGCCATCGTTCGATTCCGCCTCATCGGCTCCATCTTTGGTATAGGTGGGGGCGACGTCCACACTCGGTGGGGCACTGCCCACGCAAAATGGTTTGGGATCCTCTTGGGTTTTACCGAAAGTCACAGCAGGGCCATCGCTCCCCAGAGTCGGCTCCAGGAAGGGAGTCGCCACCGGCATCCCCAGGTTCTCCTTGTTGGTCCCCGCTGGAACATTCTCCTTGCTCAGGCTGAAGACTGACTGGCCCGGGGCCTGTTTGAACGCGTAAGCTTCGTGGAAATCGCTGATGCGCCCCAACTCCTCTCTCAGGGCGATGAAATCGCGGTGTGGCTGCAGGGCCGGGTCGGCCGGGGGCTTGGCGGGCTCGGCGCTCTGGCCCACGCTCTCCGCCGCGAAGCCCGGTTTGGACCCGTTGGCGTCAGTTTTGGCCTCTGGCTCTTCGCGGAGAAGGTCTACGTAGACAAGCTTGTCGCTCTTGACGACCGTCTTCCCCTGACTCCAGCCGGGGCTCGGCTTTAGGCTCTTGTCGGCGGCGGGGACGTCCGGGTGTAACTTCGTGCCGCTAGCTTCCAGCATCTCGGAAAACCGGTTCCGGAGCGTCGGGTCCTCATAGCGGGCTCTCTCGTGGGAGCGGGACCTCCTTTCTGGCTTCTCGTCTTTCGTGATCTCGATGGGCGTGTGAGGTATCAACATGGGATGCACCATGCCCAACCCCAGTGCGTCCTGGTAGGTGACAAACTCCGGCCGGCCTGTGGGCAGCCCGTAGGGCAGTCCGGGCTTTGGGGCAAGGTGCCCGGGAAAGAGACTGCCGTTGGGCAACAAAACCGGGTGGGGGTAGACGGGTCCCTTGCCGTGTAAGGAGAGGGGACTGATAGCAATGCCCTCAGGCGCTGGGTAAGGGAGGTAACTCCTGGGGTAGGGGATCGGTGGGGACCTGAAAGCCTCACTTGGAGACAGAAATATCGAGCTCGGCGGGAGGCCATTCTCGTTCGCTTTGAAGCTCGGCTCCGGGTTGCTGGCTTTGGCACCCTTGCTGCCGGTGCTGCCGCCGTGCTTGGCCGGCGTGCTCGGGGGCTGGCCCACGTGCTGAATGACGGACGGCGTGGGGTCCATGGAGCTCCTGCCGGTCTTGCAGCCGTCTGCGGTGGCATTTGGCGCAGGCGACGCGGAGGCTGGGCGGCCCGCGCTCGATACCGACCCTGCGACGTTAGCGACCACGGCGTCGGTGCCGCCCATGCGGGGACACGATGAACTCCGCTGCTGTGGTATGGCCCAGTCCAAGGCCTTGTTTTTCGGCGGCACGTTTTTGCCATTGTTCTCGTCGTTAGGGCTCGGCCCGGGCACCACCCAGGACGAAGGAGCCGTGCTAATGATTTCAGATCTATAGATAGCACAGCCGCTTCCGGGAGGAGATAATGTTTCTTTCGGAATCTCGCTCCCGGACAGCACTAAGCCGCTTCCAGCTCTGCTGTGCACGAGGACCGTGGGAGCCATCTTTTTCATGTGGTCAGCTTTGGAAGCATCGACATCTACCACTTTAGCAGACAAGTCGAGGGGCTTATCGGTGACGTCTTTGGTAACCGTCTGCTTCTCCAACAGAGGCGGCGAGCCCCCGTCTTTTCTGTCTTGACCTGCTGTTTTCCGGGGGTGCCCGGGAACCGGCTGGGCACTGTCGGCCCCTTCCGGAGTTTTAGGATACTTGCCGTTGGAGAGCCTGGCCGAGGGGAACTCACTGCTGACCGTCATGTATGGCTTTGACAGGGTGACGGACGGTGACGTGGAGATCCTGGCGTAGTGCTTGTGAAATTCGGAGTAGGAGTCTGCAGTGGGCTGGGGGGGCAGGTGGACGCGGGGTGAAGGCCGGGGCGAGGGGGGCAACAGGAGGGCTGTGTCCCCGGGCAGGCCACTGGTGACCGCCTTGGCGGAGGGCACCCTGGGCTGTTTACTGTTCTGGATGTGGGGATAGGCGTGGGAATCGACGGGGTTCCCGGGACTGACGCCCATCTTCCAGGGCAGGCTTTTGTCTGCGCAGTGGACCAGAGGTGGGATGGCCGGGGAGGCCGAAGGCGTCGAGAGCCTCATGGGCGAAGCCAGGGACGACGGGATGTGGGGACTGACGTAGTGAGGCGGCGGCAGGTAGAGAAAGCGCTCCCCGTTGGTGCAGACCGGAGAATACAGCGGCTGGGCCAAGCTGTAGGACTGCTGAGGTAGCAAGGCCTTGTACATGTTCAGTGAATACTTATTTGGCGAGTCAAGGAACGGGTAGATGGCTGGAGTGGCCCCCTCCATGTAGGGGTTGACCCAGGGCAGCCGCAGGTAACTAGCACCATTGATGTTGAGAGGGCTCTGTTTGTCGCTGGCAGGCCTGTCCAAGCCCAGTGTTTCGGCTGTGGGCACAGCACTTTTTTGTATTCCGGGTGGTGTCTTATATATAGCACTGAAGCCGTTCGGGGGCTTTCCCGAGACGGCGGAAGCCTCCACGGTCTCGGGGGTGTTCGGTTTGAACTGCATTTCTGGATTTCTCTCAGAAGAGAACCCGAGACCACCTAGCGTGCTCGCGGCAGCCTCCCGACCTTTCTCGGAGCCCAGTCCGCACAAGCTAGAGTAGACGATGTTGCCGGGGACGCGGAGCCCTTCCCGGATCAGGCCAGTGcggtccatgctcagtgctgcCAGGCCATCGATCCTATGACCAGTAGTGGCATCCACCTTTACGGAAGAACAACACGGGTGTGACTCGAGACGAGCATTCAAAGCGGCAGGGCCCATCCCGAAGAGAAACCGCCATCTAGCTCAATGTGCCATCAGCCTTGCCGTCTGAGCAGAAAGGGTTAAAAAGACAGGTCCCACGGGGCCTGTGACCCCCTGCCCACTTCTCCAAAGGCCTTTGCCgcctgcccgcctgcccgcccgcccgccttCTCACCTCGGTTCAACTAGTATCCTGAAAGCCTGTAAAAGGTTGATCCCTTTAGACTTGGGGCCCATACATTAAATTCAGTCATCTATTAACTCTGGAAAATTCACCTTCTCAGCAAAAATTCTCTGCTGCTACAGAGAGGACACCAGCTCCAGTCCTCTTAGCGCCGCCCCCCATGGGGTACAgacctgagcctcccaggcctgttaggttgggggcgggggcggtgctTACGGGGttgggttggttttgtttttgtttttgttttttttggctgGACGCAGGGAAGCATTATGATTTAACATAACAAGAAAACAATCTTCAGTGGGACAGCAGGGAAGGAGGACTTTGGCGGTCTCATTTCTAAATCAATAAAGAGGCCATGGGTCAAACTGTGGTTGTGTCTTTTGACTTCCTCTCCCTGCTGTCTGAAGACGGTTCTGTGTTTCATATTTTACTGGAAAAGCAAACCCTGAGGGTCTCCTTGGAGGCTGGAGATTTATCCAGCTCCAGGGAGCACTGATGTGGCACGCAGCTTATCGAAGAAAGGGAGGCACGCATCCCACCAGTCACTACACGGCTCGGACATAAGTGGCCAGCGTGCCCAAAGGAGTGCAAAGGCCAAGAAGGCGAGCGGAGAAGAGCTTGGGCGAGGGCCTGAGGAGGGCACATTCTACTCAGCCCTGCCCTGAaacagccccgccccgcccccccccaaaagcccTTTAATGGCATGCAAATTAATGCACGATTGATTACAGATCACTGATATTCAGATAGCCCGTCAACAGAAGCCATTAATCTCTTACCACGTTGTGGTTCAAGGGATTCTCCTCCCTCAGTTCCAGTCTGGCCTTTGAAGCGTCACCATCATTTACAGgaattttcctatttaaaaggACACACCAACTTCGTGAAAGCGTTCCTTGCTTAACGCATCTTTCCGTACGTAGATGGCCCCAGGAGAGACCGGCTTCTAGTAAGCTCCATTTTTCAAACCGCCCTCACAAAAACATTCCTCACCAACGGCCCGGCACTGAAAGTTGTCCCCAAATGGTGATTCAACTGGGCtgggagaaaacaaaggaaaggcgGGGCGCGACGGGGACGTGAAGTCACAAATCCGTCCCCAAGGTGGAGGACGCGGAAATTAAGATCGTGCGCGACGCCTTCTCCCAAGAGGCCAAGTAGGCTG
Protein-coding regions in this window:
- the BCOR gene encoding BCL-6 corepressor isoform X5 encodes the protein MLSATPLYGNVHSWMNSERVRMCGINEDRKIPVNDGDASKARLELREENPLNHNVVDATTGHRIDGLAALSMDRTGLIREGLRVPGNIVYSSLCGLGSEKGREAAASTLGGLGFSSERNPEMQFKPNTPETVEASAVSGKPPNGFSAIYKTPPGIQKSAVPTAETLGLDRPASDKQSPLNINGASYLRLPWVNPYMEGATPAIYPFLDSPNKYSLNMYKALLPQQSYSLAQPLYSPVCTNGERFLYLPPPHYVSPHIPSSLASPMRLSTPSASPAIPPLVHCADKSLPWKMGVSPGNPVDSHAYPHIQNSKQPRVPSAKAVTSGLPGDTALLLPPSPRPSPRVHLPPQPTADSYSEFHKHYARISTSPSVTLSKPYMTVSSEFPSARLSNGKYPKTPEGADSAQPVPGHPRKTAGQDRKDGGSPPLLEKQTVTKDVTDKPLDLSAKVVDVDASKADHMKKMAPTVLVHSRAGSGLVLSGSEIPKETLSPPGSGCAIYRSEIISTAPSSWVVPGPSPNDENNGKNVPPKNKALDWAIPQQRSSSCPRMGGTDAVVANVAGSVSSAGRPASASPAPNATADGCKTGRSSMDPTPSVIQHVGQPPSTPAKHGGSTGSKGAKASNPEPSFKANENGLPPSSIFLSPSEAFRSPPIPYPRSYLPYPAPEGIAISPLSLHGKGPVYPHPVLLPNGSLFPGHLAPKPGLPYGLPTGRPEFVTYQDALGLGMVHPMLIPHTPIEITKDEKPERRSRSHERARYEDPTLRNRFSEMLEASGTKLHPDVPAADKSLKPSPGWSQGKTVVKSDKLVYVDLLREEPEAKTDANGSKPGFAAESVGQSAEPAKPPADPALQPHRDFIALREELGRISDFHEAYAFKQAPGQSVFSLSKENVPAGTNKENLGMPVATPFLEPTLGSDGPAVTFGKTQEDPKPFCVGSAPPSVDVAPTYTKDGADEAESNDGKVLKPKPSKLAKRIANSAGYVGDRFKCVTTELYADSSQLSREQRALQRAMMRFSELEMKEREGGHPTAKDSEVCKFSPADWERLKGNPDKKPKSVALEEAIADQNDNERCEYSAGNKHDPFEAPEDKDLPVEKYFVDRQPASEPPADQAAGDMPHSPTLRLDRKRKVSGDSNHTETAAEDLPEDPLLKAKRRRVSKDDWPEREMTNSSSNYLEDPHYSELTNLKVCIELTGLHPKKQRHLLHLRERWEQQVSAAESKPGRQGRKEVTQAVQPEVTAQGNNSPEEKPGRKRAEAKGNRSWSEESLKSSDNEQGLPVFSGSPPMKSLSSTNASGKKQPPPSCAPASRPPAKQQKIKESQKTDVLCTDEEEDCQAASLLQKYTDNSEKPSGKRLCKTKHLIPPEPRHGLSLTGDYYVENTDGKVTVRRFRKRPEPSSDYDLSPAKQDQKPFDRLQQLLPASQSSQLPRSSSPPETTQSRPMPPEARRLIVNKNAGETLLQRAARLGYEEVVLYCLENKICDVNHRDNAGYCALHEACARGWLNIVRHLLEYGADVNCSAQDGTRPLHDAVENDHLEIVRLLLSYGADPTLATYSGRTIMKMTHSELMEKFLTDYLNDLQGRSDEDSNGSWEFYGSAVCEPDDESGYDVLANPPGPEDQDDDDEAYSDVFEFEFSESPLLPCYNIQVSVAQGPRNWLLLSDVLKKLKMSSRIFRCNFPNVEIVTIAEAEFYRQVSASLLFSCSKDLEAFNPESKELLDLVEFTSELQTLLGSSMEWLHPGDMGSDDYW